One region of Baekduia soli genomic DNA includes:
- a CDS encoding VOC family protein has translation MITIANAQLWVHDQDEALAFYTEKVGLEVRADVTLPEMGGFRWLTVGPAGQPDMAIVLMPVPGPPLMDDDSAGQVRALMAKGYAGTIFLATDDCWASYEELTGRGVEFVETPEERPYGIDSGFRDPSGNHLRLTQVRDLATL, from the coding sequence ATGATCACCATCGCCAACGCGCAGCTCTGGGTGCACGACCAGGACGAGGCGCTCGCGTTCTACACCGAGAAGGTCGGCCTGGAGGTCCGCGCCGACGTCACGCTGCCCGAGATGGGCGGCTTCCGCTGGCTGACGGTCGGCCCGGCCGGTCAGCCCGACATGGCGATCGTCCTCATGCCGGTCCCCGGACCGCCGTTGATGGACGACGACTCCGCGGGCCAGGTCCGCGCGCTCATGGCCAAGGGCTATGCCGGCACGATCTTCCTGGCCACCGACGACTGCTGGGCGTCCTACGAGGAGCTCACGGGGCGCGGCGTCGAGTTCGTCGAGACGCCCGAGGAGCGCCCCTACGGCATCGACTCCGGCTTCCGCGACCCCTCGGGCAACCACCTGCGCCTCACCCAGGTCCGCGACCTGGCGACCCTCTGA
- a CDS encoding MOSC domain-containing protein — protein sequence MATRDAGTVEAVNVGEPREVQAGDHTVWTAIWKHPVDGRVALRGVNLDGDDQADRTVHGGPDKAVYAYDAADTAWWEAELGRSLGPGAFGENLTVAGVPVSEAVIGERWAVGSTLLEVAQPRLPCFKLGLRMGDPRFLKRFAQAARPGAYLRVVREGDIGAGDAVQVLSRPPHGVTSALVSRAILGEPELLDAAAAAPELPGELRAWMLERAMGRGR from the coding sequence ATGGCCACCAGGGACGCCGGAACCGTCGAGGCCGTCAACGTCGGCGAGCCGCGCGAGGTGCAGGCCGGTGACCACACGGTGTGGACGGCGATCTGGAAGCACCCCGTCGACGGGCGGGTGGCGCTGCGCGGCGTCAACCTGGACGGCGACGACCAGGCCGACCGCACCGTGCACGGCGGACCCGACAAGGCGGTCTACGCCTATGACGCCGCGGACACGGCCTGGTGGGAGGCCGAGCTCGGCCGGTCCCTGGGCCCCGGGGCGTTCGGCGAGAACCTCACGGTGGCCGGGGTGCCGGTCTCCGAGGCGGTGATCGGCGAGCGCTGGGCCGTGGGCAGCACGCTGCTCGAGGTGGCCCAGCCGCGCCTGCCCTGCTTCAAGCTCGGCCTGCGAATGGGCGATCCGCGCTTCCTCAAGCGCTTCGCGCAGGCCGCGCGGCCCGGCGCCTATCTGCGCGTGGTGCGGGAGGGCGACATCGGCGCCGGCGACGCGGTGCAGGTGCTCTCGCGCCCGCCCCACGGCGTCACGAGCGCGCTCGTGTCCCGCGCGATCCTCGGCGAGCCCGAGCTGCTGGACGCCGCGGCGGCCGCGCCCGAGCTCCCCGGCGAGCTGCGCGCCTGGATGCTCGAGCGCGCGATGGGCCGGGGGCGCTAG
- a CDS encoding TetR/AcrR family transcriptional regulator, with translation MAPPRKHRTDDILDAARDIVLADGPRAASVAVISRASGAPVGTLYHRFGSRDGLVAAAWLRALERFQAEVLAADAAHRDHPVAAGAAMAGAMVAFAGRHPGDARLLLAVRRGDLLDAAPEGFRERLDAINAPLETAVARVARALHGRAGARAVESVTRAVVDLPGAALRRHLVADGRSLPPWLAGDVIAAAKLLLGAASSAR, from the coding sequence ATGGCGCCGCCTCGCAAACACCGGACCGACGACATCCTGGACGCCGCCCGCGACATCGTCCTGGCCGACGGGCCGCGGGCGGCCTCGGTCGCCGTGATCTCGCGGGCCAGCGGCGCGCCCGTCGGCACGCTGTACCACCGCTTCGGCAGCCGCGACGGCCTCGTCGCCGCCGCGTGGCTGCGCGCGCTGGAGCGCTTCCAGGCCGAGGTCCTGGCCGCCGATGCGGCCCACCGGGACCACCCGGTGGCGGCGGGCGCGGCCATGGCCGGCGCGATGGTCGCGTTCGCCGGCCGCCATCCCGGCGACGCGCGCCTGCTGCTGGCCGTGCGCCGCGGCGACCTGCTCGACGCGGCGCCCGAGGGCTTCCGCGAGCGCCTCGACGCGATCAACGCCCCGCTGGAGACCGCGGTGGCCCGCGTCGCCCGCGCGCTGCACGGCCGCGCCGGCGCGCGCGCGGTGGAGTCCGTCACCCGTGCGGTGGTCGACCTCCCCGGCGCCGCGCTGCGCCGCCACCTCGTCGCCGATGGCCGCTCGCTGCCGCCGTGGCTGGCCGGCGACGTGATCGCGGCCGCGAAGCTGCTGCTCGGCGCCGCCTCGTCAGCGCGATAG
- a CDS encoding STAS domain-containing protein — translation MSGFELTVQQIGKGAVRLRLRGSLDLAYAYRFDDELRHAERDASSLLVLDLRGLDAVDSAGMSRILAARRRARRTGRRMVLVRGSRAVQRFLQLAALTEHFEYVSAPEDLAVATAGAG, via the coding sequence ATGTCCGGCTTCGAGCTGACGGTCCAGCAGATCGGGAAGGGTGCCGTCCGCCTTCGGCTGCGGGGATCGCTGGACCTCGCCTACGCCTACCGGTTCGACGACGAGCTGCGCCACGCCGAGCGGGACGCGTCGTCCCTGCTCGTGCTGGACCTCCGCGGCCTGGACGCCGTGGACTCCGCGGGCATGTCGCGGATCCTGGCCGCCCGCCGACGGGCGCGCCGGACGGGCCGCCGGATGGTCCTGGTGCGCGGGTCGCGGGCCGTCCAGCGGTTCCTGCAGCTCGCCGCGCTCACCGAGCACTTCGAGTACGTCAGCGCGCCGGAGGACCTGGCCGTCGCGACGGCCGGCGCCGGCTAG
- a CDS encoding YlbE family protein yields MPSDTPASPNDVAAARLLSARPRLVAVRPAGEVVPGLEPGLILHAAPPQAWEDMSELLRGGMIGAALNEGLAATPEEAASAAAAGSIRFAAAQDHASMAGGVGSITASTPVVVVEDAATGARAFHPVMEGLEGKALVLGMYEPDVLTRLRWMAEELAPALDRALQIVGGIDAHALMAEGLRRGDELHNRNAATSSLLAELLAPGLAQAGLTPAAADRVFSFIATNPQFFVAVSLAACRLACDAADGVPGSSLVTACGANGTEAGVRISGVPGRWFTAPAEVPEGVLFDGFTAADAGRGCGDSLLIECYGLGATVLAAAPALWPVVGVGEARARELFAGARQTALGEHADYRVPLLDDAPAPAGVDARRVLETGRRPIIDIVMVHRELGRGAVGFGLTSPPAACFEQAVAALDATAPD; encoded by the coding sequence ATGCCCTCCGACACCCCCGCGTCCCCCAACGACGTCGCCGCCGCGCGCCTGCTGTCGGCACGGCCCCGCCTCGTCGCCGTCCGCCCCGCCGGCGAGGTCGTGCCCGGCCTGGAGCCCGGCCTCATCCTGCACGCGGCGCCGCCCCAGGCGTGGGAGGACATGTCCGAGCTGCTGCGCGGCGGGATGATCGGCGCCGCGCTGAACGAGGGGCTGGCGGCCACGCCGGAGGAGGCCGCGAGCGCCGCGGCCGCCGGGTCGATCCGCTTCGCCGCCGCCCAGGACCACGCGTCGATGGCCGGCGGGGTGGGGTCGATCACCGCGTCGACCCCGGTCGTGGTCGTCGAGGACGCCGCGACGGGCGCACGCGCCTTCCACCCGGTGATGGAGGGCCTCGAGGGCAAGGCGCTCGTGCTGGGCATGTACGAGCCCGACGTGCTGACGCGCCTGCGGTGGATGGCCGAGGAGCTGGCCCCCGCGCTGGACCGGGCCCTGCAGATCGTCGGCGGGATCGACGCCCACGCGCTGATGGCCGAGGGTCTGCGTCGCGGCGACGAGCTGCACAACCGCAACGCCGCGACCTCGTCGCTGCTGGCCGAGCTCCTGGCCCCGGGCCTGGCGCAGGCCGGCCTGACCCCCGCGGCCGCCGACCGCGTGTTCTCGTTCATCGCCACCAACCCCCAGTTCTTCGTCGCCGTCTCGCTCGCCGCATGCCGGCTGGCCTGCGACGCGGCCGACGGCGTCCCGGGCTCCAGCCTGGTGACCGCCTGTGGCGCCAACGGCACGGAGGCGGGCGTGCGCATCTCCGGCGTGCCGGGCCGCTGGTTCACCGCGCCCGCCGAGGTGCCCGAGGGCGTGCTCTTCGACGGCTTCACCGCCGCCGACGCCGGCCGCGGCTGCGGCGACTCCCTGCTCATCGAGTGCTACGGCCTCGGCGCGACGGTGCTCGCCGCGGCGCCGGCGCTGTGGCCGGTCGTGGGCGTCGGCGAGGCGCGCGCCCGCGAGCTGTTCGCCGGCGCGCGGCAGACGGCGCTGGGCGAGCACGCCGACTACCGCGTGCCGCTCCTGGACGACGCCCCGGCGCCCGCGGGCGTCGACGCCCGCCGCGTGCTGGAGACGGGCCGCCGGCCGATCATCGACATCGTGATGGTCCACCGGGAGCTTGGGCGGGGAGCGGTGGGCTTCGGGCTGACCTCGCCGCCGGCCGCGTGCTTCGAGCAGGCCGTCGCCGCGCTGGACGCGACCGCCCCCGATTGA
- a CDS encoding helix-turn-helix domain-containing protein, which translates to MAFVPPARHLLRAKDLADARYAEPLGVEDLARAAGLSRAHFSRAFRAAFGEPPHVYLLTRRLERAAALLRTTDHAVADICFSVGLKSLGSFTTSFTRTYGMPPAAYRAAFPPAADRALVPTCVLRAYGRPQRRTFGEDSSRAPV; encoded by the coding sequence ATGGCGTTCGTCCCTCCCGCCCGACACCTGCTGCGCGCCAAGGACCTTGCCGACGCCCGCTACGCCGAGCCGCTGGGCGTCGAGGACCTCGCCCGCGCCGCCGGCCTCTCGCGGGCGCACTTCAGCCGGGCGTTCCGCGCCGCGTTCGGCGAGCCGCCCCACGTCTACCTGCTGACCCGGCGCCTGGAGCGCGCCGCCGCGCTGCTGCGCACGACCGACCACGCCGTCGCCGACATCTGCTTCTCGGTCGGCCTCAAGAGCCTGGGCTCGTTCACGACGAGCTTCACCCGCACCTACGGCATGCCGCCCGCGGCCTACCGCGCGGCGTTCCCGCCGGCCGCCGACCGCGCGCTGGTCCCGACGTGCGTGCTGCGCGCCTACGGGCGCCCGCAACGCCGCACGTTTGGAGAAGACAGCTCTCGCGCGCCCGTCTAG
- a CDS encoding GFA family protein, which translates to MTTTAVLTGACGCGAVTFELSEPLGDAMYCHCTRCQRRSGGSTGAAAWAQPGSFRITSGEQELRRWAPPGGMVKVFCGICGSGLWAEMADDPAKVAIRLGAVDGDPGVRPSARIFAADAAPWEPIPDDGLPRYDGFPG; encoded by the coding sequence ATGACGACCACGGCCGTGCTGACGGGCGCCTGCGGGTGCGGCGCCGTGACCTTCGAGCTCAGCGAGCCGCTCGGCGACGCCATGTACTGCCACTGCACCCGCTGCCAGCGGCGCAGCGGCGGGAGCACGGGCGCCGCGGCCTGGGCACAGCCCGGGTCCTTCCGGATCACCTCCGGCGAGCAGGAGCTGCGGCGGTGGGCGCCGCCCGGCGGCATGGTCAAGGTCTTCTGCGGGATCTGCGGCTCCGGCCTGTGGGCCGAGATGGCCGACGACCCGGCCAAGGTCGCGATCCGGCTGGGCGCGGTCGACGGCGACCCGGGTGTCCGGCCCTCGGCGCGCATCTTCGCCGCCGACGCGGCGCCGTGGGAGCCGATCCCCGACGACGGGCTGCCGCGCTACGACGGCTTCCCGGGCTGA
- a CDS encoding polyphosphate kinase 2 family protein, with amino-acid sequence MDLEQRLRVPEKGFRLAERDPADTAGMAKKDGRRRRARDLERLAELQERLYAEGTRSLLIVLQAMDAAGKDGTIAHVMSGLNAQGVSVTSFKQPSHLELAHDFLWRTQLALPDRGDIGVFNRSHYEEVLVVRVHPEYLAGQGIDPAQAGHERFWEQRYQDIRGWERHLARNGTQVIKFFLHISREEQRRRFLSRAEEERKNWKFSAGDVAERVHWDAYQDAYERALRATSTEGAPWYVVPADHKWFLRTAVASIIVEHLSAMDPHFPEPTAEEEAAMEKAVAELRVEG; translated from the coding sequence ATGGACCTCGAACAGCGCCTCCGCGTGCCGGAGAAGGGCTTCCGCCTGGCCGAACGCGATCCCGCCGACACCGCGGGCATGGCCAAGAAGGACGGCCGCAGGCGGCGCGCCCGCGACCTCGAGCGCCTGGCCGAGCTGCAGGAGCGCCTGTACGCCGAGGGCACCCGCTCGCTGCTCATCGTCCTGCAGGCCATGGACGCCGCGGGCAAGGACGGGACGATCGCCCACGTCATGTCCGGGCTCAACGCCCAGGGGGTCAGCGTGACCTCGTTCAAGCAGCCGAGCCACCTCGAGCTGGCCCACGACTTCCTCTGGCGCACGCAGCTCGCGCTGCCCGACCGCGGCGACATCGGCGTGTTCAACCGCTCGCACTACGAGGAGGTGCTCGTCGTCCGGGTGCACCCGGAGTACCTCGCCGGGCAGGGCATCGACCCGGCGCAGGCCGGCCACGAGCGGTTCTGGGAGCAGCGCTACCAGGACATCCGCGGGTGGGAGCGCCACCTGGCACGCAACGGAACGCAGGTCATCAAGTTCTTCCTGCACATCTCCCGCGAGGAGCAGCGCCGTCGCTTCCTGTCCCGGGCCGAGGAGGAGCGCAAGAACTGGAAGTTCTCCGCCGGCGACGTCGCCGAGCGTGTCCACTGGGACGCCTACCAGGACGCCTACGAACGGGCGCTGCGCGCCACGAGCACCGAGGGCGCGCCGTGGTACGTCGTCCCCGCCGACCACAAGTGGTTCCTGCGCACGGCCGTCGCGTCGATCATCGTCGAGCACCTGTCGGCGATGGACCCGCACTTCCCCGAGCCCACCGCCGAGGAGGAGGCGGCGATGGAGAAGGCCGTCGCCGAGCTGCGCGTGGAGGGCTGA
- a CDS encoding AMP-binding protein codes for MATATPAYAHGASPVPLLGDTVGDNLARTAARHPDRLALVSRAQGLRLTYAAFDAEVDRVARALMACGMQAGDRLGIWSPNRAEWAVLQYAAARAGVILVNINPAYRSHELEYVLRQSGCRMLVAAERFKDSDYVAMAQAARPVLEGLEHVVHLGTPSWEELLAGAEATDPEALRARSAGLDAGDPINIQYTSGTTGFPKGAMLSHHNILNNGYFVGEGCRLTERDVICVPVPYYHCFGMVMGNLAATTHGACVVLPGEGFEPGAVLEAVQSERCTALYGVPTMFISELEHPGFDGFDLSSLRTGIMAGSPCPIEVMRKVIDRMGMGEVTIAYGMTETSPVSTQTLAEDDLEHRVATVGRVHPHVEIRVADPDTGRTLARGQTGEFQTRGYSVMLGYWEDPQRTAQAIDAARWMHTGDQAVMDEDGYIRIVGRIKDMIIRGGENVYPREIEEFLHTHPDIADAQVVGVPDERFGEEAMAWVVRREGSGLSEEDVRAFCRGRLAHYKVPRYVRFCIDYPMTVTGKVQKNKLRELAAQGLAEPRTAPEAE; via the coding sequence ATGGCCACAGCGACACCCGCCTACGCCCACGGGGCATCGCCGGTGCCGCTCTTGGGCGACACGGTGGGCGACAACCTCGCCCGCACCGCGGCGCGCCACCCCGACCGCCTCGCGCTCGTCTCCCGGGCCCAGGGCCTGCGCCTGACCTACGCGGCGTTCGACGCCGAGGTCGACCGCGTCGCCAGGGCCCTCATGGCCTGCGGGATGCAGGCCGGCGACCGCCTGGGGATCTGGAGCCCCAACCGCGCCGAGTGGGCGGTGCTGCAGTACGCGGCCGCCCGAGCCGGGGTGATCCTGGTCAACATCAACCCGGCCTACCGGTCCCACGAGCTCGAGTACGTCCTGCGCCAGTCAGGCTGCCGGATGCTCGTGGCCGCCGAGCGCTTCAAGGACAGCGACTACGTCGCGATGGCGCAGGCCGCACGGCCTGTCCTGGAAGGCCTGGAGCACGTCGTCCACCTCGGGACTCCTTCGTGGGAGGAGCTGCTGGCCGGCGCCGAGGCGACCGACCCCGAGGCGCTGCGGGCCCGCTCGGCCGGGCTCGACGCCGGCGATCCGATCAACATCCAGTACACCAGCGGGACCACGGGCTTTCCCAAGGGCGCGATGCTCTCGCACCACAACATCCTCAACAACGGCTACTTCGTCGGCGAGGGCTGCCGGCTGACCGAGCGCGACGTGATCTGCGTGCCCGTGCCGTACTACCACTGCTTCGGCATGGTCATGGGCAACCTGGCGGCGACCACCCACGGCGCGTGCGTCGTGCTCCCGGGCGAGGGGTTCGAGCCGGGGGCGGTGCTGGAGGCCGTGCAGTCCGAGCGGTGCACGGCGCTGTACGGCGTGCCGACGATGTTCATCTCAGAGCTCGAGCACCCCGGCTTCGACGGCTTCGACCTGTCGTCGCTGCGCACGGGGATCATGGCGGGCTCGCCGTGCCCCATCGAGGTGATGCGCAAGGTCATCGACCGCATGGGCATGGGGGAGGTGACCATCGCCTACGGGATGACCGAGACGTCGCCGGTCTCGACCCAGACGCTGGCCGAGGACGACCTGGAGCATCGCGTCGCGACCGTGGGCCGCGTGCATCCGCACGTCGAGATCCGCGTGGCCGATCCGGACACCGGCCGGACGCTGGCGCGGGGGCAGACCGGCGAGTTCCAGACCCGCGGCTACAGCGTGATGCTCGGCTACTGGGAGGACCCGCAGCGCACCGCGCAGGCCATCGACGCCGCGCGCTGGATGCACACCGGCGACCAGGCCGTCATGGACGAGGACGGCTACATCCGGATCGTCGGGCGGATCAAGGACATGATCATCCGGGGAGGGGAGAACGTCTACCCGCGGGAGATCGAGGAGTTCCTCCACACCCACCCCGACATCGCCGACGCCCAGGTCGTCGGCGTTCCCGACGAGCGCTTCGGCGAGGAGGCCATGGCCTGGGTCGTGCGCCGCGAGGGCAGCGGCCTCTCCGAGGAGGACGTCCGCGCGTTCTGCCGCGGGCGGCTCGCGCACTACAAGGTGCCGCGCTACGTGCGCTTCTGCATCGACTACCCGATGACCGTGACCGGCAAGGTGCAGAAGAACAAGCTGCGCGAGCTGGCCGCCCAGGGCCTGGCCGAGCCGCGCACCGCGCCGGAGGCGGAGTGA
- a CDS encoding YccF domain-containing protein → MRLLLNLVWLVLAGVWMALAYALAALICFVLIITIPFGVAALRIALFALWPFGRTVVRRPDAGLASGIGNVLWLVLCGWWLALGHLVTGIALCLTIIGIPLGLANFKLIPVSLLPLGREIVDVDRAGPGAVSF, encoded by the coding sequence ATGCGGCTGCTGCTCAACCTGGTCTGGCTCGTCCTGGCCGGCGTGTGGATGGCCCTGGCCTACGCGCTGGCGGCGCTGATCTGCTTCGTCCTGATCATCACGATCCCGTTCGGCGTGGCCGCGCTGCGGATAGCGCTCTTCGCGCTGTGGCCCTTCGGCCGGACCGTCGTCCGGCGCCCGGACGCGGGCCTGGCCTCGGGCATCGGCAACGTCCTGTGGCTCGTGCTCTGCGGCTGGTGGCTGGCCCTCGGGCACCTGGTCACCGGCATCGCCCTGTGCCTGACGATCATCGGGATCCCACTGGGCCTGGCCAACTTCAAGTTGATCCCCGTGTCCCTGCTGCCGCTGGGCCGCGAGATCGTCGACGTCGACCGCGCCGGCCCCGGCGCGGTGTCGTTCTGA
- a CDS encoding glutamate formiminotransferase, giving the protein MLIAVPNVSEGRDPAVVAAIGVAYGAAGAAVLDTHADPDHHRAVHTLAAPPRVLADALVAGAREAVARIDLRTARGVHPHVGALDVAPVVHLDDARRGAAAAEALVVAERLGDEVGLPVFLYGVLAGGRTRAFLRRGGRDALARRIAGGELAPDFGPARLHPTAGAVLVAARAPLVAFNVELAPPAGVAQARAIAAAIREGGAEGLPGVRALGLELTARGAIAQVSTNVEDHRAVPLAAVVAAVARHATVAGCELVGLAPAAAFAAFPGDVPVRGRRTVEEALEALSS; this is encoded by the coding sequence GTGCTCATCGCCGTGCCGAACGTCTCCGAGGGCCGCGACCCCGCCGTCGTGGCGGCCATCGGCGTGGCCTACGGCGCGGCGGGCGCGGCGGTCCTCGACACCCACGCCGACCCCGACCACCACCGGGCGGTCCACACCCTCGCCGCGCCGCCGCGCGTCCTGGCCGACGCGCTGGTCGCGGGCGCGCGGGAGGCCGTCGCGCGGATCGATCTGCGCACCGCCCGCGGCGTGCACCCGCACGTCGGGGCGCTGGACGTCGCGCCGGTGGTCCACCTCGACGACGCCCGCCGCGGCGCCGCGGCGGCCGAGGCGCTCGTCGTCGCCGAGCGGCTGGGGGACGAGGTGGGGCTGCCCGTCTTCCTCTACGGCGTCCTGGCCGGCGGCCGCACGCGCGCGTTCCTCCGCCGCGGCGGGCGCGACGCCCTGGCCCGGCGGATCGCCGGCGGCGAGCTGGCCCCGGACTTCGGGCCCGCGCGCCTGCACCCGACCGCGGGGGCGGTGCTCGTCGCCGCGCGGGCCCCGCTCGTGGCCTTCAACGTCGAGCTCGCCCCGCCGGCCGGCGTGGCGCAGGCGCGGGCCATCGCCGCGGCGATCCGCGAGGGCGGGGCCGAGGGCCTGCCCGGCGTCCGCGCGCTGGGTCTCGAGCTCACCGCCAGGGGCGCGATCGCCCAGGTCTCGACCAACGTGGAGGACCACCGCGCGGTCCCGCTGGCCGCGGTCGTGGCCGCTGTGGCGCGCCACGCCACGGTGGCGGGCTGCGAGCTCGTGGGGCTCGCGCCCGCAGCGGCCTTCGCCGCCTTCCCCGGCGACGTGCCGGTCCGCGGCCGCCGGACGGTTGAGGAGGCCCTGGAAGCACTATCGTCCTGA
- a CDS encoding pyridoxamine 5'-phosphate oxidase family protein translates to MNPKSKSTATKENALDAQEIDDFLAVRQDGRLGTNRGDGWWHVTPIWYLWEDGRFHHTLGAGRRHLRNLRADPHATLCVDEDPRLTEGLEAGARSVVCFGLAELSTDEDLIRSVTEKILVRYLGPEAGAYVEPIMAEGRTIVTLTPSDWLTWDYTKD, encoded by the coding sequence GTGAACCCGAAGAGCAAGTCGACCGCGACGAAGGAGAACGCGCTCGACGCGCAGGAGATCGACGACTTCCTGGCCGTGCGCCAGGACGGCCGGCTCGGCACGAACCGGGGCGACGGCTGGTGGCACGTGACCCCGATCTGGTACCTGTGGGAGGACGGCCGCTTCCACCACACGCTCGGCGCCGGCCGCCGGCACCTGCGCAACCTGCGCGCGGACCCGCACGCCACGCTGTGCGTCGACGAGGACCCGCGGCTGACCGAGGGCCTGGAGGCCGGCGCGCGCTCCGTCGTCTGCTTCGGCCTGGCCGAGCTCTCCACCGACGAGGACCTGATCCGCAGCGTCACGGAGAAGATCCTGGTGCGCTACCTGGGGCCCGAGGCGGGCGCCTACGTCGAGCCGATCATGGCCGAGGGCCGCACGATCGTGACCCTCACGCCGTCGGACTGGCTGACCTGGGACTACACCAAGGACTGA
- a CDS encoding cupin domain-containing protein yields the protein MEHWDLQTVELDDRRPRILHSARGEARSILIGLAAGEAMQDHQVHERAYVVVIAGEVDLAGTTGGPGLAAVFEPNERHAVKAVTDARLLLVLAPWPGDGHPGTRDA from the coding sequence ATGGAACATTGGGATCTCCAGACCGTCGAGCTCGACGACCGCCGGCCGCGGATCCTGCACTCGGCCCGCGGCGAGGCGCGCTCGATCCTCATCGGGCTGGCCGCCGGCGAGGCCATGCAGGACCACCAGGTCCACGAGCGGGCCTACGTGGTGGTGATCGCGGGCGAGGTCGACCTCGCCGGGACGACCGGGGGACCGGGCCTGGCCGCGGTGTTCGAGCCCAACGAGCGCCACGCGGTCAAGGCCGTCACCGACGCCCGGCTGCTGCTCGTCCTGGCCCCGTGGCCCGGCGACGGGCACCCGGGCACGCGCGACGCCTAG
- a CDS encoding peptidoglycan-binding domain-containing protein: MRARQPDRARTPPSPGPAAPAAGHRVLALQRVAGNRATAGVIRLARQVAGDPEPVQETESRPVAQALRARGAAFGESGPRVLRLQVLLNARLGDRVLNSDGVYGPRTEEQVAAFQASTRRFAPAPGPNPLPPPLPPFPGPGPAPDPDPPELEATGVADPATVAALEQAVRAGDGLEVTDLEVIKEAYRLVRDQRHALRLGLLSAVANAARMMEADGLSDRFRGTEIDYWEAGAEHANGHFATARGLYESILADEDEGGWDGLHDNCRLQLGMLESGLRATREFNDDPNLKEAGEE; this comes from the coding sequence ATGCGCGCGCGGCAGCCCGACCGGGCCCGGACACCGCCGTCGCCGGGCCCGGCGGCACCGGCGGCGGGCCATCGCGTCCTCGCGCTGCAGCGCGTGGCCGGCAACCGCGCGACCGCGGGCGTCATCCGGCTCGCACGCCAGGTCGCCGGCGACCCCGAGCCCGTGCAGGAGACCGAGAGCCGTCCGGTCGCGCAGGCGCTGCGCGCCCGGGGCGCCGCCTTCGGGGAGTCGGGCCCGCGGGTCCTGCGCCTCCAGGTCCTGCTCAACGCCCGGCTCGGCGACCGGGTCCTCAACAGCGACGGGGTCTACGGGCCCAGGACCGAGGAGCAGGTCGCGGCCTTCCAGGCCTCGACGCGCCGCTTCGCGCCGGCGCCCGGCCCCAACCCGCTCCCGCCGCCGCTGCCCCCGTTCCCCGGCCCCGGGCCGGCACCCGACCCCGACCCACCCGAGCTCGAGGCGACCGGCGTGGCCGACCCCGCGACCGTCGCGGCGCTCGAGCAGGCGGTGCGGGCGGGCGACGGCCTGGAGGTCACCGACCTCGAGGTCATCAAGGAGGCCTACCGCCTCGTCCGCGACCAGCGCCACGCGCTGCGCCTCGGGCTGCTGTCGGCCGTCGCCAACGCGGCGCGCATGATGGAGGCCGACGGGCTGTCGGACCGGTTCCGCGGCACCGAGATCGACTACTGGGAGGCGGGGGCCGAGCACGCCAACGGGCACTTCGCCACCGCACGCGGCCTGTACGAGTCGATCCTCGCCGACGAGGACGAGGGCGGCTGGGACGGGTTGCACGACAACTGCCGGCTCCAGCTCGGGATGCTGGAGTCCGGCCTGCGCGCGACGCGCGAGTTCAACGACGACCCGAACCTCAAGGAGGCGGGGGAGGAGTAG